A stretch of the Bradyrhizobium arachidis genome encodes the following:
- the trxA gene encoding thioredoxin, protein MAVSKVSDADFEAQVLKADGPVVVDFWAEWCGPCRMIAPALDEIAGAMGDKVKIVKLNVDESPKTASKYGVMSIPTLMIFKGGEMASRQVGAAPKAKLQQWITASV, encoded by the coding sequence ATGGCCGTTAGCAAGGTCTCTGACGCCGATTTCGAAGCCCAGGTGCTCAAGGCGGACGGCCCGGTCGTGGTCGATTTCTGGGCCGAGTGGTGCGGCCCCTGCCGCATGATCGCCCCCGCGCTCGACGAGATCGCCGGCGCGATGGGCGACAAGGTCAAGATCGTGAAACTCAACGTCGACGAGAGCCCGAAGACCGCCTCGAAGTATGGCGTGATGTCGATTCCGACGTTGATGATCTTCAAAGGCGGCGAGATGGCTTCCCGCCAGGTCGGCGCGGCGCCGAAGGCAAAGCTGCAGCAGTGGATCACCGCTTCGGTCTGA
- a CDS encoding MarR family winged helix-turn-helix transcriptional regulator: MKQPPLPTRLSGPAESPGFLLWKISNAWQRQQRAALQPFGLTHSQFVVLATATWFSASETLTQARISQLTGIDPMTTSQVLRALEAARLIQRVDHPTDPRAKSITVTKAGRDLAREAVPVVEDVDAAFFEPLASDTKRLVAMFQALVQGTERTEDDAK; the protein is encoded by the coding sequence ATGAAGCAACCGCCGCTGCCGACACGGCTATCCGGCCCGGCTGAAAGCCCGGGCTTCCTGCTGTGGAAGATTTCGAACGCCTGGCAGCGGCAGCAACGGGCGGCGCTTCAGCCTTTCGGGCTCACCCATTCCCAGTTCGTGGTGCTGGCAACGGCGACCTGGTTCAGCGCGTCCGAAACCCTGACCCAGGCGCGGATTTCCCAGCTCACTGGGATCGATCCGATGACGACGTCGCAGGTTCTGCGCGCGTTGGAAGCGGCTCGCTTGATCCAGCGGGTCGACCATCCCACCGATCCGCGCGCCAAGTCGATCACGGTCACCAAGGCAGGCCGCGATCTCGCCCGCGAGGCCGTCCCCGTCGTGGAGGATGTCGACGCCGCCTTCTTCGAACCGCTGGCGTCCGATACCAAGCGGCTGGTCGCGATGTTTCAGGCGCTTGTTCAGGGCACTGAGCGAACCGAAGACGACGCCAAATGA
- a CDS encoding metallophosphoesterase: MRFAAIADVHGNYLALEAVVVDIRAHGIKDIVNLGDMVSGPLDARRTLDALIALDAVHVLGNHDRYLLDRPPEKMGSWDRPAHAQLDSSHLDWLRAQPMTRVLRDQVFLCHATPDNDEVYWLDTVHPDGTVALASLDRIEQLAKGITQSLILCAHTHLARAVRLRDNRLIVNPGSVGSPGYRDTHPYPHVVEAGTPHARYAILELAEGAWQVTFRHVPYDHEAMAALARRNGQPELANALATGWIK; this comes from the coding sequence ATGCGTTTTGCCGCGATTGCCGATGTGCACGGAAACTATCTGGCGCTGGAGGCGGTCGTTGTCGACATCCGCGCCCACGGCATCAAGGACATCGTCAACCTCGGCGACATGGTGAGCGGCCCGCTCGATGCACGGCGCACGCTGGACGCGCTGATCGCGCTCGATGCCGTCCATGTGCTCGGCAATCACGATCGCTATCTGCTCGATCGTCCCCCGGAGAAGATGGGCTCGTGGGATCGTCCGGCACATGCGCAGCTCGACAGTTCGCATCTCGACTGGCTGCGCGCGCAGCCGATGACGCGCGTGCTCCGCGATCAGGTCTTCTTGTGCCACGCGACGCCCGACAACGACGAGGTCTACTGGCTCGACACCGTGCATCCGGACGGCACGGTCGCGCTAGCGTCGCTCGATCGGATCGAGCAACTCGCAAAAGGGATCACGCAATCGCTGATCCTCTGCGCGCATACGCATCTGGCGCGAGCGGTCCGGCTTCGCGACAACAGGCTGATCGTCAATCCCGGCAGCGTCGGCAGTCCCGGCTATCGCGACACGCACCCCTATCCGCATGTGGTCGAAGCCGGTACGCCGCACGCGCGCTATGCGATCCTTGAGCTGGCTGAAGGCGCTTGGCAGGTGACGTTCCGTCACGTGCCCTATGATCACGAGGCGATGGCTGCGCTGGCGCGCCGCAACGGTCAGCCCGAACTTGCGAACGCGCTGGCGACCGGCTGGATCAAGTAG
- the accD gene encoding acetyl-CoA carboxylase, carboxyltransferase subunit beta, producing MNWLTNVVRPKIRNMLRRETPENLWIKCPDSGQLVFYKDVEANQFVIPGSNYHMRMGAVARLKSIFDNETWFDVALPDVAADPLKFRDEKKYVDRVKDARARTNLNDAIKVGYGKLEGAAVVVAVQDFDFMGGSLGMAAGEAIVRGLELAVEKKSPFVVFAASGGARMQEGILSLMQMPRTTVAVQMLREAKLPYIVVLTNPTTGGVTASYAMLGDVQIAEPGALIGFAGARVIEQTIREKLPEGFQRAEYLKEHGMIDMVVHRHDLRPTLARLCRILTKSPALEGAPKSTPQVTNPAQIVAASEVAPAAPHA from the coding sequence ATGAACTGGCTCACCAACGTGGTCCGGCCAAAAATCCGCAACATGCTGCGGCGGGAGACGCCGGAGAATTTGTGGATCAAGTGTCCGGATTCCGGGCAGCTCGTGTTCTACAAGGATGTCGAGGCCAACCAGTTCGTCATCCCCGGCTCGAACTATCACATGCGCATGGGCGCGGTCGCGCGGTTGAAGTCGATCTTCGACAACGAGACCTGGTTCGACGTTGCGCTGCCGGACGTCGCGGCCGATCCGCTGAAATTCCGTGACGAGAAGAAATATGTCGACCGCGTCAAGGATGCCCGCGCGCGCACCAACCTCAACGACGCGATCAAGGTCGGCTACGGCAAGCTCGAAGGCGCGGCTGTCGTGGTCGCCGTGCAGGATTTCGACTTCATGGGCGGCTCGCTTGGCATGGCCGCGGGCGAGGCCATCGTGCGCGGGCTCGAGCTCGCGGTGGAAAAGAAGTCGCCGTTCGTTGTGTTCGCGGCGTCCGGCGGCGCGCGCATGCAGGAAGGCATCTTGTCGCTGATGCAGATGCCGCGCACCACGGTGGCCGTGCAAATGCTGCGCGAGGCAAAACTGCCCTATATCGTCGTGCTGACCAACCCGACCACCGGCGGCGTCACCGCCTCCTACGCGATGCTGGGCGACGTGCAGATCGCCGAGCCCGGTGCGCTGATCGGCTTTGCCGGCGCGCGCGTGATCGAGCAGACCATCCGCGAGAAGCTGCCGGAAGGTTTTCAGCGCGCCGAATATCTGAAGGAGCACGGCATGATCGACATGGTCGTGCACCGTCACGATCTGCGCCCGACGCTGGCGCGACTCTGCCGCATCCTGACCAAGTCACCTGCGCTCGAAGGCGCGCCGAAATCCACGCCGCAAGTCACCAATCCGGCGCAGATCGTGGCGGCTTCCGAGGTGGCGCCGGCCGCGCCGCACGCGTGA
- a CDS encoding bifunctional folylpolyglutamate synthase/dihydrofolate synthase, translating to MYRLLERLDHPERRVPPVIHIAGTNGKGSTLAYLRATLEAAGLRVHAYTSPYLVRINECFRLGRTGGGVLVGDDELREALQLVERVNAGEPATVFELKTAAAFHLFAQNPADVLLLEVGLGGRLDSTNVIETPLATVITPISMDHMDFLGDTLASIAGEKAAIIKRGVPVISAEQTPEAMAVIEAQAKCMRAPLFAAGEGWHVNVEHGRLVYSDDRGLMDLTAPRLFGRHQFDNAGLAIATLRAVQSLNANAFKINHAAFEAGIVNAEWPARMQRITSGALLGWGPPASEIWLDGGHNAEGGRVAAAALGDLEERVSRPLVVIAGMMANKDAHAFLANFAGLTRHIIAVPIPATENAMPVHRLADAARSLGMRVEIAPGIEAALRALSRLAYEVPPRILVTGSLYLAGHVLALNGTPPA from the coding sequence ATGTACCGTCTGCTCGAGCGTCTCGACCATCCCGAGCGCAGGGTCCCGCCGGTGATTCACATCGCCGGCACCAACGGCAAGGGGTCGACGCTCGCCTATCTCCGCGCGACGCTCGAGGCTGCCGGCCTGCGGGTTCACGCCTACACCTCGCCCTATCTGGTGCGGATCAACGAATGCTTCCGTCTCGGCCGCACCGGTGGCGGCGTGCTGGTCGGTGACGACGAGCTGCGCGAGGCGCTGCAACTGGTCGAGCGCGTCAACGCCGGTGAGCCCGCGACTGTGTTCGAGCTGAAGACCGCGGCCGCCTTCCATCTGTTTGCGCAAAACCCGGCCGACGTTCTGCTGCTGGAGGTCGGCCTCGGCGGCCGGCTCGATTCCACCAACGTCATCGAGACGCCGCTTGCGACCGTGATCACGCCGATCAGCATGGATCACATGGATTTCCTCGGGGACACGCTGGCGTCGATCGCCGGCGAGAAGGCGGCGATCATCAAGCGCGGCGTGCCGGTCATTTCAGCCGAGCAGACGCCGGAGGCGATGGCCGTGATCGAGGCACAGGCCAAATGCATGCGCGCGCCGTTGTTTGCGGCCGGCGAAGGCTGGCACGTCAATGTCGAGCATGGGCGGCTCGTCTATTCCGACGATCGCGGCCTGATGGATCTCACGGCGCCGCGCCTGTTCGGCCGTCATCAATTCGACAACGCCGGTCTTGCGATAGCGACACTGCGCGCGGTCCAGTCTCTCAACGCCAATGCATTCAAGATCAATCACGCCGCGTTCGAAGCCGGCATCGTCAACGCCGAATGGCCGGCGCGGATGCAGCGCATCACATCCGGGGCGCTGCTCGGCTGGGGGCCTCCGGCCTCGGAGATCTGGCTCGATGGCGGGCACAACGCCGAGGGTGGCCGCGTCGCTGCCGCAGCACTCGGCGACCTCGAGGAGCGGGTGTCGCGGCCGCTGGTGGTGATCGCGGGCATGATGGCGAACAAGGACGCGCATGCGTTTCTCGCCAATTTTGCCGGCCTCACCCGCCACATCATCGCGGTGCCGATTCCAGCCACGGAGAACGCGATGCCGGTCCATCGGCTCGCGGATGCGGCGCGCAGCCTCGGCATGCGCGTCGAGATCGCGCCCGGCATCGAGGCCGCGCTGCGCGCATTGTCGCGCCTTGCCTACGAGGTCCCGCCGCGCATTTTGGTCACCGGCTCGCTCTATCTCGCCGGCCACGTGCTCGCGCTCAACGGCACGCCTCCTGCATAG
- a CDS encoding SRPBCC family protein, producing MQAWQYEYAIETSATADTIWSVFRDVPGWKNWNAGIERIDIEGPFSAGTWFTMKPPGEEPLRSQLVEVSENECFVDETRVGDLVIAVAHRIEYAGPKRTRIVYAVDANGPQASVIGPAVASDFPEVLASLAKLAETKQAERMDQQ from the coding sequence ATGCAGGCTTGGCAGTACGAATACGCGATCGAGACGAGTGCGACGGCGGACACCATCTGGAGCGTTTTCCGCGACGTCCCCGGTTGGAAGAATTGGAACGCGGGGATCGAACGCATTGACATTGAGGGGCCGTTCTCGGCCGGAACGTGGTTCACGATGAAGCCTCCCGGCGAGGAGCCACTGCGCTCGCAACTGGTCGAGGTCAGTGAGAACGAATGTTTTGTGGACGAAACGCGCGTCGGAGATCTCGTGATCGCTGTCGCCCATCGCATCGAATATGCCGGACCGAAGCGCACGCGCATCGTCTATGCTGTCGACGCCAATGGACCCCAGGCCTCCGTGATCGGCCCCGCTGTTGCGTCGGATTTTCCCGAGGTTCTTGCAAGCCTCGCCAAGCTCGCCGAAACGAAACAGGCGGAGAGGATGGACCAGCAATGA
- the trpA gene encoding tryptophan synthase subunit alpha: MTTRIDTRFAELKKQGRSAFVTFLMAGDPDLATSLEIIKALPKAGADVIEIGMPFTDPMADGPSIQAAGLRALNGGMTLKKTLELVRGFRKGDDATPIVLMGYYNPIYIYGVDKFLSDAKTAGVDGLIIVDLPPEEDEELCKPALKAGLNFIRLATPTTDDKRLPAVLANTSGFVYYVSITGITGAAAADSTAVSEAVARIKRHTKLPVCVGFGIRTPDTARAIASHADGAVVGTALVDALRGSLDSQGRATAKTVNAVADLAASLAQGVRGAQQAAE; this comes from the coding sequence GTGACCACGCGTATCGACACCCGCTTTGCCGAGCTGAAGAAGCAGGGCCGCTCGGCCTTCGTCACCTTCCTGATGGCCGGCGATCCCGATCTTGCGACTTCGCTCGAGATCATCAAGGCGCTGCCGAAGGCGGGCGCCGACGTGATCGAGATCGGCATGCCCTTCACCGATCCGATGGCCGACGGCCCGTCGATCCAGGCCGCGGGCCTGCGTGCGCTCAATGGCGGCATGACGCTGAAGAAGACGCTGGAGCTCGTGCGCGGCTTTCGCAAGGGCGATGACGCCACGCCGATCGTGCTGATGGGCTACTACAATCCGATCTACATCTACGGCGTCGACAAGTTCCTGTCCGATGCCAAGACCGCCGGCGTCGACGGCCTCATCATCGTCGACCTGCCGCCGGAAGAGGACGAGGAGCTTTGCAAGCCGGCGCTGAAGGCCGGCCTCAACTTCATCCGCCTGGCGACGCCGACGACCGACGACAAGCGCCTGCCGGCCGTGCTCGCGAACACGTCGGGCTTCGTCTATTACGTCTCGATCACCGGCATCACGGGTGCGGCGGCCGCCGACAGCACGGCGGTGAGCGAGGCGGTCGCCCGCATCAAGCGCCATACCAAGCTTCCGGTCTGCGTCGGCTTCGGCATCCGCACGCCGGATACGGCACGCGCCATTGCCTCGCATGCCGACGGCGCGGTGGTGGGCACGGCGCTGGTCGATGCCCTGCGCGGCAGCCTCGATTCGCAAGGGCGTGCCACCGCCAAAACCGTTAACGCCGTTGCCGATCTGGCGGCCTCCCTGGCCCAGGGCGTCCGGGGCGCGCAGCAGGCGGCCGAATAG